The Xanthomonas sp. DAR 34887 genome has a segment encoding these proteins:
- a CDS encoding IS1595 family transposase, whose protein sequence is MAMNRVQFQRGMSLPQFLQHYGTEEQCVSALLRNRWPDGFVCPRCGQRAASQFQRGHQRLWQCRQCRAQTSLTAGTVLADTKLPLRLWWMAMYLLSQAKNGISALELMRHLDVCYRTAWRIKHKLMAAMAEREGQRQLAGWVQIDDAYLGGERARGSGAEQWTNKIPFIAAVETRQGRPGCVRFDWVGSFCRDAVHRWAQQALAPGTHVLSDGLTAFTAVTWAGMSHEPIVTGTGRKSVQQPALKWVNTILGNLKTALGGTHHAIAFGKYGLRYLRAHQYQVNRRFNLAAILDQLGLASMATHAIPERALRAPAEIRR, encoded by the coding sequence ATGGCGATGAATCGTGTGCAGTTCCAGCGGGGGATGTCCTTACCGCAGTTCCTGCAGCATTACGGCACTGAGGAGCAGTGCGTGTCCGCGCTGCTGCGCAACCGCTGGCCTGACGGTTTCGTCTGTCCGCGCTGTGGCCAGCGGGCGGCCAGTCAGTTCCAGCGCGGGCACCAGCGGCTGTGGCAATGCCGGCAGTGCCGCGCCCAGACCAGCCTGACGGCGGGCACCGTGCTGGCCGACACCAAATTGCCGCTGCGTCTGTGGTGGATGGCGATGTATCTGCTGAGCCAGGCCAAGAACGGGATTTCGGCCCTGGAGCTGATGCGCCACCTGGACGTGTGCTACCGCACGGCTTGGCGCATCAAGCACAAGCTGATGGCGGCTATGGCTGAGCGGGAAGGCCAACGTCAGTTGGCCGGCTGGGTGCAGATCGACGATGCCTATCTAGGTGGGGAGCGCGCGCGCGGCAGCGGTGCCGAACAGTGGACCAACAAGATCCCGTTCATTGCCGCCGTGGAGACGCGACAAGGTCGGCCGGGATGCGTCCGGTTTGACTGGGTCGGCAGCTTCTGCCGCGATGCTGTCCATCGCTGGGCCCAGCAAGCCCTGGCGCCGGGAACCCACGTTCTCAGCGATGGGCTGACCGCCTTCACCGCCGTCACCTGGGCCGGTATGAGCCATGAGCCGATCGTGACCGGCACCGGGCGCAAATCGGTACAACAGCCCGCTCTGAAATGGGTCAACACGATCCTGGGGAATCTCAAGACCGCCCTTGGCGGCACCCACCATGCCATCGCCTTCGGCAAATACGGTCTGCGCTACCTGCGCGCGCACCAATATCAGGTCAACCGGCGCTTCAACTTGGCCGCGATCCTTGACCAACTCGGCTTGGCTTCCATGGCCACTCATGCCATCCCGGAGCGCGCTCTGCGCGCTCCGGCTGAGATTCGACGCTAA